From one Variovorax sp. PBL-H6 genomic stretch:
- a CDS encoding DotU/TssL family secretion system protein, with protein sequence MNREPEGADEPAAARALRAQALPLVALLAGLRDATPADPAALRRTLAEAVNRFEAGARAAGIAEPDIAAASYVLCAWGDEQFDAAPWGAEGAGLLRCFHGEAQGGDKLLRLLARLAEKPREHRALLELFHTCLSLGLRGRSALGDREHETLRSRVHLALQQVAPAPPLVAPWQCAAAAASPPRAPRVALPAVLLLGVLALGIYSATQLQLAARVDGVLASLQKIVPAASATAAPAAAVAEAPPRLASKLRDDIAAGRLSVRDEALRSVAVLGADALGDASGPLARLGAALAKLPGKVVVVGYTDGSDPPTARTPSAWHQAMEWARGAADSLRPQLGDARLAVEARVDASGSQPLRRVEIVLFPE encoded by the coding sequence ATGAACCGGGAGCCGGAGGGCGCCGACGAGCCGGCCGCCGCGCGTGCGCTGCGCGCACAGGCGCTGCCCCTGGTCGCGCTGTTGGCGGGCCTGCGGGATGCGACGCCGGCCGACCCGGCCGCATTGCGCCGCACGCTGGCAGAGGCGGTGAACCGTTTCGAAGCCGGTGCGCGAGCGGCCGGCATCGCCGAGCCAGACATCGCGGCCGCAAGCTACGTGCTGTGCGCCTGGGGCGACGAGCAGTTCGACGCCGCGCCATGGGGCGCGGAAGGTGCCGGCCTGCTGCGCTGCTTCCACGGCGAGGCCCAGGGCGGCGACAAGCTGCTGCGCCTGCTCGCGCGGCTGGCGGAGAAGCCGCGCGAGCACCGCGCGCTGCTCGAGCTCTTCCACACCTGCCTGAGTCTCGGGCTGCGGGGGCGCAGCGCGCTCGGCGACCGCGAACACGAAACCCTGCGCTCTCGCGTGCACCTTGCGCTGCAGCAGGTAGCGCCGGCGCCGCCGCTGGTGGCGCCCTGGCAATGCGCGGCGGCAGCCGCCAGCCCGCCGCGCGCGCCGCGCGTCGCGCTGCCGGCCGTGCTGCTGCTCGGCGTGCTGGCCCTCGGCATCTACAGCGCAACCCAGCTGCAGCTTGCAGCGCGTGTCGACGGCGTGTTGGCGTCCTTGCAGAAAATCGTGCCGGCTGCCAGCGCCACGGCGGCGCCCGCGGCTGCCGTGGCGGAGGCGCCGCCGCGGCTGGCCTCGAAGCTGCGTGACGACATCGCGGCCGGCCGCTTGTCCGTGCGCGACGAGGCGCTGCGCAGCGTGGCCGTGCTCGGTGCCGATGCGCTGGGTGACGCGAGCGGCCCGCTGGCACGCCTCGGCGCAGCGCTTGCGAAGCTGCCCGGCAAGGTCGTCGTGGTGGGTTACACCGACGGCAGCGATCCCCCGACGGCGCGCACGCCCTCGGCCTGGCACCAGGCAATGGAATGGGCACGCGGCGCCGCCGATTCGCTGCGGCCACAGCTCGGCGATGCGCGGCTGGCCGTCGAAGCCCGTGTCGATGCCTCGGGCAGCCAGCCGCTGCGCCGGGTCGAGATCGTGCTGTTTCCGGAATGA
- the tssJ gene encoding type VI secretion system lipoprotein TssJ: MSLPNVQEPGGVTRRPLLACIALAPTLWSATCLAQSQSQSQSQPQSQPQPKLEVSRQRRVALVIGNGRYPEIPLNNPEHDARLVAQTLRSLDFEVGEHLNLKARDFKRVLREFARRMDDDQVASVFYYAGHGVQIGGRNYLLPIDIALRDEAEVRDEAIDMQEALLGHVDRVRPRARIFIIDACRNDPFAVRGRSRNANGLAEMAAPGALIAFSAAPGGVAEDGPIGGNSVYTKHLATELRSVGVEVEEMMKAVRVKVLRDTAQRQIPWVNTSMVVNFMFNPGTAPTLASPKRNLQLLVQAQRSLNTDARNASASLALRVYVLRDAGGFEKASFDSLYDDDEATLGSNVLVRESLHLRPGEARELALELSGDARAVAVFGAFREIEHSQWRAILPLPSGTLAPRARIDAQARQLQLGWAK, translated from the coding sequence ATGAGCCTCCCAAACGTCCAGGAACCCGGTGGAGTGACCCGCCGCCCCCTCCTCGCCTGCATCGCCCTGGCCCCCACCCTCTGGAGCGCAACCTGCCTTGCCCAGTCCCAGTCCCAGTCCCAGTCCCAGCCCCAATCCCAACCCCAGCCAAAGCTCGAAGTCTCCAGGCAACGCCGAGTCGCCCTCGTCATCGGCAACGGCCGCTACCCCGAGATCCCGCTGAACAACCCCGAGCACGACGCCCGCCTGGTCGCTCAGACCCTGCGCTCGCTCGACTTCGAAGTCGGAGAGCACCTCAACCTCAAGGCCCGCGACTTCAAGCGTGTGCTGCGGGAGTTCGCGCGCCGCATGGACGACGACCAGGTTGCATCGGTCTTCTACTACGCCGGCCATGGCGTGCAGATCGGGGGGCGCAACTACCTGCTGCCGATCGACATCGCACTGCGCGACGAGGCCGAAGTGCGTGACGAGGCGATCGACATGCAGGAAGCGCTGCTCGGGCATGTCGACCGCGTCCGTCCGCGTGCCCGCATCTTCATCATCGACGCATGCCGCAACGACCCCTTTGCGGTGCGCGGACGATCGCGCAACGCCAACGGCCTGGCCGAGATGGCGGCGCCAGGGGCGCTCATCGCTTTCTCCGCAGCCCCTGGCGGGGTCGCCGAGGATGGCCCGATCGGCGGCAACAGCGTCTACACGAAGCACCTTGCCACCGAGCTGCGCTCGGTCGGCGTCGAGGTCGAGGAAATGATGAAGGCGGTCCGCGTCAAGGTGCTGCGCGACACCGCCCAGCGCCAGATTCCCTGGGTCAACACCTCGATGGTCGTGAACTTCATGTTCAACCCCGGGACCGCGCCGACACTGGCCAGCCCCAAGCGCAACCTGCAGCTGCTCGTGCAGGCGCAACGCAGCCTGAACACCGATGCGCGCAACGCGTCGGCGTCGCTGGCGCTGCGCGTCTATGTGCTGCGCGATGCGGGCGGGTTCGAGAAGGCGAGCTTCGACAGCCTCTATGACGATGACGAAGCGACCCTCGGGTCGAACGTGCTGGTGCGCGAAAGCCTGCACCTGCGCCCCGGCGAGGCGCGCGAGCTGGCGCTCGAACTGAGCGGCGACGCACGTGCCGTCGCGGTGTTCGGTGCGTTCCGGGAGATCGAGCACTCGCAGTGGCGTGCCATCCTGCCCTTGCCCTCCGGGACGCTGGCGCCGCGCGCACGCATCGACGCTCAGGCGCGCCAGCTGCAACTGGGATGGGCGAAATGA